Genomic DNA from Nitrosarchaeum koreense MY1:
ACAGATAATTGCGACATTGTATTTACTGCAGTTCCACATGGAACTGCGACTGAAATTGTAAAAGCATTGTATGACAGAGGCCTCAAAGTCATAGATTTGAGTGCAGATTATAGATTACACACTGCTACCGATTACGATAAATGGTATGGATGGGAACATCCACATCCAGACTACTTACCAAAATCAGTATTTGGAGTACCAGAATTACATAGAGAGGCAATCAAGAAAGCTCAGCTAGTTTCTTGTCCAGGATGTATGGCAGTAACTTCCACATTAGCCCTTGCACCACTAATTCGACATGACTTGATTGACACGGAACACATCATTGTAGATTCAAAGATTGGATCATCAGGTGCCGGTTCTGGTTCAGGAACTGCTCATGCAATGAGAGCAGGAGTAATCAGACCATACAAACCAGCAAAACATAGACACACTGGAGAGATAGAACAAGAATTAAGTGAAATTGCAGGTAAAAAGATTCATGTTTCAATGAGTCCACATGCAGTAGATGTAGTTCGTGGAATTTTATGTACAAATCATACATTTATGAAAAAAGATATTGAAGAAAAAGAATTATGGAAAATATTTCGTGAGGCTTATGGTCAAGAGAGATTTATTCGATTGATTAGAGATAAAAAAGGATTGTATAAATTTCCAGATCCAAAATTTGTAGTTGGTTCAAACTTTTGCGATATAGGTTTTGACATAGATGAAGAGAATCATAGATTGATTGTAATGTCAGCATCCGACAACCTAATGAAAGGCGCAGCAGGTTCTGCAATACAAAACATGAATGTGATGTGCGGCTTTGATGAAATGGATGGCTTGAAGTACACTCCACTCACTCCAGTATAGAAATGATCACAATTAAAATCGGCGGAAGTGTAGTAGATAATTTACATTCATCAACTATTGCAGATATGAAAAAAGTTGCAGAGACAGAAGGATTAATCATAGTTCATGGTGGAGGAAAAGAAGTCACAAAAGTTTGTGAACAACTTGGAAAAGAACCAAAATTTGTAACATCACCTAGTGGAATAAAAAGTAGATACACAGACAAAGAAACTGCAGAGATTTTTACAATGGTAATTTCAGGAAGAATAAACAAGACAATTGTTCAGATGCTTCAAAAAAATGGAATAAACGCAATTGGATTGTCAGGGGTGGATGCAAGAATTATCGAAGCTGAAAGAAAAAAGACATTATTAATTATCAATGAAAAAGGTCGAAAACAGGCAATTGATGGAGGATATACAGGTAAAATTACAAAAATCAATGCGAAATTCATTAAATCACTTTTAGCTCAGGGTCTAACACCTGTAATTTCACCCATTGCAATTAGCGAAGAGTCAGAGTTCCTCAATGTAGATGGAGACAGAGCTGCAGCATATGTAGCAGGAAATGTAGGTTGTGACAAGATATTATTCATAACAAATGTAGATGGACTCTTGATGGACGATAAACTAGTAACAAATCTAACATTAGCACAAGCAAAAGAAATTAGACCAAAAATAGGCCCAGGCATGGAAAAGAAGATACTAGCAGCTACTGAAGCTTTAGACATGGGAGTAAAAGAAGCACTTATTGGAAACGGTCAAAGAGAAAATCCTATATCATCAGCTATTTCACATGACAATTGTACGGTGATTCAAAATGACTGAAGATGACTTTATGGGTGGTTTGTATCAGAGGTTTCCAGTTACAATTGAAAAGGGAATAGGGGCTCATGTTTGGGACATCAATGGAAAAGAATACATC
This window encodes:
- the argC gene encoding N-acetyl-gamma-glutamyl-phosphate reductase translates to MKVGVVGASGYVGGETLRLLVNHPDVEITTVTSRQHVGEYLHRIQPSLKGFTDLTFSELDYDKMTDNCDIVFTAVPHGTATEIVKALYDRGLKVIDLSADYRLHTATDYDKWYGWEHPHPDYLPKSVFGVPELHREAIKKAQLVSCPGCMAVTSTLALAPLIRHDLIDTEHIIVDSKIGSSGAGSGSGTAHAMRAGVIRPYKPAKHRHTGEIEQELSEIAGKKIHVSMSPHAVDVVRGILCTNHTFMKKDIEEKELWKIFREAYGQERFIRLIRDKKGLYKFPDPKFVVGSNFCDIGFDIDEENHRLIVMSASDNLMKGAAGSAIQNMNVMCGFDEMDGLKYTPLTPV
- a CDS encoding [LysW]-aminoadipate/[LysW]-glutamate kinase, encoding MITIKIGGSVVDNLHSSTIADMKKVAETEGLIIVHGGGKEVTKVCEQLGKEPKFVTSPSGIKSRYTDKETAEIFTMVISGRINKTIVQMLQKNGINAIGLSGVDARIIEAERKKTLLIINEKGRKQAIDGGYTGKITKINAKFIKSLLAQGLTPVISPIAISEESEFLNVDGDRAAAYVAGNVGCDKILFITNVDGLLMDDKLVTNLTLAQAKEIRPKIGPGMEKKILAATEALDMGVKEALIGNGQRENPISSAISHDNCTVIQND